From the Macaca thibetana thibetana isolate TM-01 chromosome 12, ASM2454274v1, whole genome shotgun sequence genome, one window contains:
- the LOC126932413 gene encoding uncharacterized protein LOC126932413 — protein MVAAGVHPGARAGTLRPSKPGHSRRVRVSERVQAPAPPAPGLWSPAGLGTHRHTASWPQTRPTGPRDRPAQRSSWAAWEPRSVFSERKQQAACICTSPVWRGFPRPALRTGHSGASALLGAGAASLLSCDCQARRTFRAQSAQRSCLSIVETETQRGSAARRHSHACWGQVWTRIPGTEVLASSSLLSPTYLSRKRPTKVKTPGPMCTVLQPCSVHHFWDRRPTEEEHLPRLALCTPAQALHPRPSPSPTERYAWSAVRVQGCW, from the exons ATGGTGGCCGCCGGG GTCCACCCCGGCGCCCGCGCTGGGACGCTCCGCCCCAGCAAACCTGGCCACTCGAGGCGCGTGAGGGTTTCTGAGCGCGTCCAGGCTCCTGCCCCGCCCGCCCCCGGGCTTTGGTCACCCGCGGGACTGGGCACGCACAGACACACAGCGAGCTGGCCACAGACCCGGCCCACGGGCCCCCGGGATCGTCCCGCCCAGCGGAGCTCCTGGGCCGCCTGGGAGCCTAGGAGTGTCTTCTCAGAGAGAAAGCAGCAGGCGGCTTGCATTTGCACGTCTCCAGTTTGGCGCGGGTTCCCTCGGCCTGCCCTCCGCACAGGACACTCAGGTGCCTCCGCCCTCCTGGGGGCAGGGGCGGCCTCTCTGCTGAGTTGTGATTGTCAAGCTCGGAGAACTTTCAGAGCTCAGTCCGCCCAGCGTTCTTGTTTATCAATTGTGGAAACGGAGACCCAGAGAGGCTCCGCAGCGCGCCGGCACTCACACGCCTGCTGGGGACAAGTGTGGACTAGGATACCTGGGACCGAAGTCTTGGCTTCCAGCTCCCTCTTGTCTCCCACCTACCTTTCCAG GAAGAGGCCCACGAAGGTTAAGACCCCAGGGCCCATGTGCACCGTACTGCAGCCCTGTTCTGTCCACCATTTCTGGGATCGGCGCCCCACAGAGGAAGAGCATCTGCCCAGACTGGCCCTTTGCACCCCCGCTCAAGCCTTGCACCCACGCCCAAGTCCTAGCCCCACTGAACGCTATGCCTGGTCAGCAGTGCGTGTCCAGGGGTGCTGGTAG